A section of the Leminorella richardii genome encodes:
- the tal gene encoding transaldolase, giving the protein MNQLESLKQLTTVVADSGDLESIRQFSPQDATTNPSLILKAAELPQYQYLIDAAISDAKAQGGDKETQLINASDRLAVYIGAEIVKTIPGRISTEVDARLSFDRGMCVAKARKLISLYEKAGIDKSRILIKLAATWAGIRAAEELEREGINCNLTLLFSFAQARACAEAGVYLISPFVGRIYDWYQNRQPVADYQADSDPGVVSVRDIYNYYKQHRYDTVIMGASFRRTEQILALAGCDRLTISPALLKQLQEADGPVERKLAPTNDVKNRPNMMTEAEFNWQHNQDAMAVEKLAEGIRLFAVDQEKLEKMLLARL; this is encoded by the coding sequence ATGAACCAGCTCGAGTCATTAAAACAGTTAACGACCGTAGTGGCTGACAGCGGCGATCTTGAATCCATCCGTCAGTTTTCACCTCAGGATGCCACTACCAACCCTTCCCTGATCCTCAAAGCAGCAGAGCTGCCCCAATACCAATACTTGATTGACGCCGCCATCAGCGACGCCAAAGCGCAGGGCGGCGATAAAGAGACCCAGCTTATCAACGCCAGCGACCGTCTGGCGGTGTATATCGGCGCCGAGATCGTCAAAACGATCCCAGGCCGCATTTCTACTGAAGTTGACGCGCGCCTCTCCTTCGACCGTGGAATGTGTGTAGCAAAAGCCCGCAAGCTGATTTCCCTGTACGAAAAAGCGGGCATCGACAAATCGCGCATTCTAATCAAACTGGCAGCCACATGGGCCGGCATCCGCGCAGCCGAAGAGCTGGAGCGGGAAGGCATCAACTGTAATCTGACGCTGCTGTTCTCATTCGCTCAGGCTCGCGCCTGTGCTGAAGCGGGCGTATACCTGATTTCCCCGTTTGTCGGCCGTATCTACGACTGGTACCAGAACCGCCAGCCGGTAGCTGACTACCAGGCCGACAGCGATCCAGGCGTAGTGTCCGTGCGCGATATCTATAACTATTACAAGCAGCACCGCTATGATACCGTTATTATGGGCGCCAGCTTCCGCCGTACCGAACAGATCCTCGCACTGGCTGGCTGTGACCGTCTGACCATTTCCCCCGCGCTGCTAAAACAGCTTCAAGAGGCTGACGGCCCTGTCGAGCGCAAGCTTGCACCTACTAACGATGTAAAAAATCGGCCGAACATGATGACGGAAGCCGAGTTCAACTGGCAGCACAATCAGGATGCGATGGCGGTAGAAAAACTGGCAGAAGGTATCCGATTATTCGCCGTCGATCAGGAAAAACTGGAAAAAATGCTGCTTGCTCGCCTGTAA
- the rpiB gene encoding ribose 5-phosphate isomerase B, with translation MLPIAIGCDDAAIEMKNHIVAFLKQKGIEVVDYSCDQRSEPTIYPDIAVEVAQAVKAGKHQRGILVCGTGIGMSISANKVPGIRAAQCHDTYSAERARKSNNAQIISLGARVIGVELAKTIVNTWLESEFDGGNSAPKVDRISYYEQKLQQK, from the coding sequence ATGCTTCCTATAGCCATCGGCTGCGACGATGCGGCAATTGAAATGAAAAACCACATCGTCGCGTTTCTTAAACAAAAGGGAATCGAAGTCGTAGACTATAGCTGCGATCAGCGCAGCGAACCGACCATTTATCCAGACATCGCCGTTGAAGTGGCGCAGGCCGTAAAGGCCGGCAAGCACCAGCGCGGCATTCTTGTCTGTGGAACCGGCATCGGTATGAGTATTTCTGCAAACAAAGTGCCCGGCATTCGTGCGGCACAGTGCCACGATACCTACTCTGCTGAGCGGGCACGTAAGAGCAACAACGCCCAGATTATCTCTCTCGGCGCTCGCGTGATCGGCGTAGAGCTGGCAAAAACTATCGTCAACACCTGGCTGGAGTCTGAGTTTGACGGCGGTAACTCAGCGCCGAAAGTAGACAGAATTAGCTACTACGAACAGAAGCTACAGCAAAAATAG
- a CDS encoding phage holin family protein: protein MPNTTASQGPGRGALSVVQRIFTLLLSIAQTRLELAAVELEEEKSHLVQLLIMAGLTLLFAGFCLMGLFILVCLAIDPAYRVVTLIAITGTLFCLAIGVGFWTLSKARRSTFLKETRAQLKNDRHRLEKDR from the coding sequence ATGCCAAACACAACAGCCTCTCAGGGCCCCGGTCGCGGTGCCCTGAGCGTTGTACAGCGCATATTTACTCTGCTGCTAAGCATTGCACAAACCCGTCTGGAGCTGGCGGCCGTTGAGCTGGAAGAGGAAAAGTCTCATCTAGTACAGCTGCTTATCATGGCGGGGTTAACCCTGCTGTTTGCCGGCTTTTGCCTGATGGGGCTGTTTATTCTGGTCTGCCTGGCAATAGACCCCGCTTATCGGGTTGTAACGCTTATTGCCATTACCGGCACGCTGTTCTGCCTAGCCATAGGCGTTGGCTTTTGGACGCTGTCTAAAGCCCGTCGCTCCACGTTTCTTAAAGAAACGCGAGCGCAGTTAAAGAACGATCGCCATCGTCTGGAAAAAGACCGATGA
- a CDS encoding sugar-binding transcriptional regulator, with protein sequence MEKQRVPQDNELLTEIAVAYYQDEMTQEEIAQKFGISRIKVGRLLKRAKTEGIVEITVRYHPVYSTRLEQQLIEHFGLKRALIALDYQDEDEQRRQIASLVSNYLATNLKDNTVLAVGQGRNIAAVADHVSIVPERSCRFVCGIGGTHRPGDAINADHISRRMAKKFGGTSETLYAPAYVENRALKEAFMQNGTIKETLDRARKADIALVGIGDMNENSYMVKLGWFTPQEIVDASLHQGVTGEIGGYDFFNAQGQPANTVMNNRVIGLSTEELRQIPCVIAIASESTKALAILGALRTGAIDIIATSAANARTILNMLQQP encoded by the coding sequence ATGGAAAAACAACGAGTTCCACAAGACAATGAGCTGCTGACCGAAATCGCCGTAGCCTACTATCAGGACGAAATGACGCAGGAAGAGATCGCCCAAAAGTTTGGCATCTCGAGAATTAAGGTTGGCCGCCTACTCAAGCGCGCCAAGACAGAAGGCATTGTCGAAATTACCGTGCGCTACCATCCGGTATACAGCACTCGGCTTGAGCAGCAGTTGATTGAACACTTTGGCCTCAAGCGCGCGCTCATCGCCCTTGACTACCAGGATGAAGATGAACAGCGACGCCAGATCGCCTCGCTGGTTTCCAACTATCTGGCGACTAACCTGAAAGACAACACAGTGCTGGCTGTTGGTCAGGGCCGTAATATCGCCGCTGTAGCGGATCACGTCAGTATCGTTCCAGAAAGAAGCTGCCGGTTTGTTTGCGGGATTGGCGGCACTCATCGCCCCGGTGACGCCATTAACGCTGACCACATCAGCCGCCGCATGGCGAAAAAGTTCGGCGGCACCAGTGAAACCCTATACGCCCCAGCCTACGTTGAAAACCGCGCGCTGAAAGAAGCGTTTATGCAAAACGGCACTATCAAAGAGACGCTAGACCGCGCTCGCAAAGCCGATATTGCTCTGGTCGGTATCGGTGACATGAACGAAAACAGCTACATGGTAAAGCTCGGCTGGTTTACGCCGCAGGAAATCGTCGACGCCAGTCTGCATCAGGGAGTCACGGGTGAAATCGGCGGCTATGACTTCTTCAATGCGCAAGGACAGCCCGCCAATACGGTGATGAATAACCGCGTTATTGGCCTAAGTACAGAAGAGCTGCGTCAGATACCCTGCGTGATTGCCATCGCGTCTGAAAGTACAAAAGCGTTAGCTATCCTTGGCGCGCTACGCACCGGCGCCATTGACATTATCGCCACCAGTGCGGCCAACGCCCGCACTATCCTGAACATGCTACAGCAGCCCTAA
- a CDS encoding 4-hydroxythreonine-4-phosphate dehydrogenase PdxA has protein sequence MTIPSIALVLGDPAGVGPELVAKVLSQEENREKANIAIIADRDELEKGMKIAGLRFPYEEADDIAKVAFKPGVPVLLHHKGSHPAPFEYGVATEQSGVYMLETLKKAVDMTLAGYTSGICFAPLNKQAMHKGGLKYRDELHWFADLTNFKDFACELNVVDGIWASRVTSHIPFKDIVANLSVETVLDCIELLNRTLKQAGIANPKIAVQALNPHGGEGGLFGDEEITIIKPAMEKAREKGIDVYGPFPADTTLKAVQDQKLNGVVSMYHDQFASAIKMLGFERGVTVQGGVPIAIATANHGTAYNIYGQNLASPSAFHNALELTVNMAKNAR, from the coding sequence ATGACGATTCCATCCATTGCATTAGTCCTTGGCGATCCAGCGGGCGTAGGCCCTGAGCTGGTGGCAAAAGTGCTGTCTCAAGAAGAGAACCGCGAAAAAGCCAACATCGCCATTATTGCCGATCGGGACGAGCTGGAGAAAGGCATGAAGATTGCCGGTCTTCGCTTCCCCTATGAAGAGGCTGACGATATCGCCAAGGTAGCCTTCAAACCCGGCGTGCCGGTGCTGTTGCACCATAAGGGCAGTCACCCCGCACCGTTTGAGTACGGTGTGGCGACTGAACAGAGCGGCGTTTACATGCTGGAAACGCTGAAAAAAGCCGTCGATATGACCCTTGCGGGCTACACCTCAGGGATCTGTTTTGCCCCGTTGAACAAACAGGCGATGCACAAAGGCGGATTAAAGTACCGCGATGAGCTTCACTGGTTTGCCGACCTGACCAACTTTAAAGACTTTGCCTGCGAGCTGAACGTCGTTGACGGTATCTGGGCCAGCCGCGTGACGTCCCACATTCCGTTTAAGGACATCGTTGCCAACCTGAGCGTTGAAACCGTTCTGGACTGTATTGAGCTGCTGAACCGTACGCTGAAGCAGGCGGGTATCGCTAATCCGAAGATTGCCGTACAGGCGCTGAATCCGCACGGCGGCGAAGGTGGCCTGTTTGGTGATGAAGAAATTACGATCATCAAGCCTGCGATGGAAAAGGCGCGCGAGAAGGGGATTGACGTCTATGGCCCATTCCCTGCCGATACCACGCTGAAAGCGGTACAGGATCAGAAGCTGAACGGCGTTGTGTCCATGTACCACGACCAGTTCGCCTCTGCGATCAAAATGCTGGGCTTTGAGCGCGGCGTGACGGTTCAGGGCGGCGTACCTATTGCTATCGCCACGGCAAACCACGGCACGGCCTACAACATTTACGGCCAGAATCTGGCGTCGCCGTCAGCATTCCATAATGCGCTAGAACTTACCGTCAATATGGCAAAAAACGCCCGCTGA
- a CDS encoding dihydroxyacetone kinase subunit DhaK, translated as MSTRKPKKLLNDPQNVPEEQLEGLIAACHGTMKRVDGFSAVVRSDIPDGKVAVLIGGGSGHEPMFAGYVGKGLADASSLGEIFTSPSPDIIMAGAQAAQRGKGVLFVYGNYAGDNMNFDIAAELLEEEGIPSRTIRVSDDIAIAKKSDRRGVAGDMIVLKIAGAAAEQMKDLEEVHRLAVKANEHTRSMGVALSACSLPLNDGFNFELADDELELGMGIHGEQGVRRQKMAPADDIVAEIIERLCVDMPFTSGDRVVLLINNLGGSTVTELLIANRKANEMLTEKGIAIHDTLIGSYCTSQEMSGYSITLFKLDDELQALYDAPCHSFAWRK; from the coding sequence ATGAGTACAAGAAAACCTAAAAAACTCTTAAACGATCCCCAAAACGTGCCTGAAGAACAGCTAGAAGGGCTCATTGCCGCCTGTCACGGGACAATGAAGCGGGTCGACGGTTTTAGCGCCGTGGTTCGTAGTGATATTCCCGACGGTAAAGTCGCCGTGCTTATCGGTGGCGGCAGCGGCCATGAACCTATGTTTGCAGGCTATGTGGGCAAAGGGCTTGCCGACGCGTCTTCTCTGGGGGAGATTTTTACCTCACCTTCGCCGGATATCATTATGGCCGGTGCGCAGGCTGCGCAGCGCGGGAAAGGCGTGCTGTTTGTCTACGGTAACTACGCTGGCGACAACATGAACTTCGACATCGCGGCAGAGCTGCTGGAAGAGGAAGGGATCCCGTCGCGTACTATTCGCGTCAGCGATGATATTGCTATTGCCAAGAAGAGCGACCGTCGCGGCGTCGCGGGCGACATGATCGTGCTGAAGATCGCTGGTGCTGCTGCCGAACAGATGAAGGACCTAGAGGAAGTTCATCGTCTGGCAGTGAAGGCTAACGAGCATACTCGCTCGATGGGTGTGGCGCTGTCTGCCTGCTCTCTGCCGCTAAACGACGGCTTTAACTTTGAACTGGCAGATGACGAGTTAGAGCTTGGCATGGGGATCCACGGTGAGCAGGGCGTTCGTCGCCAGAAAATGGCGCCTGCCGACGACATCGTGGCGGAAATTATCGAGCGCCTCTGTGTAGATATGCCGTTTACCTCCGGCGATCGCGTAGTGCTGCTGATTAACAACCTCGGCGGTTCTACGGTGACTGAACTGCTGATCGCTAACCGTAAGGCGAACGAGATGCTCACCGAAAAGGGCATCGCCATCCACGACACGCTGATCGGCAGCTACTGTACCTCTCAGGAGATGTCCGGTTATTCAATCACCCTGTTTAAGCTTGATGACGAACTTCAAGCGCTTTATGACGCCCCTTGCCACAGCTTTGCCTGGAGAAAATAA
- a CDS encoding DUF883 family protein yields the protein MTKKTESVSEPLHEELQTLVDTLEETLQSTTEQSGAEIEKLYTKAEGLLKEARARLSETGGKIVDQTKEVADKADSYVHEKPWASVGIGAAVGLVLGVLLSRR from the coding sequence ATGACCAAGAAAACAGAAAGCGTTTCAGAGCCGCTCCATGAAGAGCTGCAAACTCTGGTAGACACACTGGAGGAAACCCTTCAGTCCACCACCGAGCAATCTGGCGCCGAAATAGAGAAACTCTATACCAAAGCGGAAGGTCTGCTCAAAGAGGCACGCGCTCGCCTGAGCGAAACCGGCGGTAAAATCGTCGATCAGACAAAAGAAGTGGCGGACAAAGCGGACAGCTATGTTCATGAAAAACCTTGGGCCAGCGTCGGTATTGGCGCTGCCGTAGGTTTGGTGCTCGGCGTACTGCTGTCCCGTCGCTAA
- the tkt gene encoding transketolase, with the protein MPSQKELANAIRVLSMDAVQKAKSGHPGAPMGMADIAEVLWRGFLSHNPTNPNWVNRDRFVLSNGHGSMLIYSLLHLSGYDLSIEDLKQFRQLHSRTPGHPEYGYAPGVETTTGPLGQGICNAVGMAIAEKTLAAQFNRPGHDVVDHYTYTFMGDGCMMEGVSHEACSLAGTLKLGKLIAFYDDNGISIDGHVEGWFTDDTAMRFEAYGWHVVRGVDGHDPQALRQAVEAAQKETGKPSLLMCKTVIGFGSPNKAGTHDCHGAPLGDAEVAATREALGWTHAPFDIPADVYAAWDAKEAGKAREQAWNEKLAAYAKAHPELAAEFRRRTSGELPANWQSESTAFIEKLQANPASIASRKASQNALEAFGKVLPEFLGGSADLAPSNLTMWSGSKSIVEDAAGNYIHYGVREFGMSAIMNGIALHGGFIPYGATFLMFMEYARNAVRMAALMKIRSLFVYTHDSIGLGEDGPTHQPVEQMASLRLTPNMRTWRPCDQVESAIAWKSALERQDGPSALIFSRQNLVQQPRTAKQLADAARGGYVLKGCEGTPELLLIATGSEVSLAVDAAEKLAAEGRRVQVVSMPCTEAFDAQDEAYRESVLPSAVTARVAVEAGIADFWYKYVGLNGRIVGMRSFGESAPAEQLFAEFGFTVDNVLTQARELLK; encoded by the coding sequence ATGCCTTCTCAAAAAGAACTCGCCAATGCTATCCGCGTCTTAAGTATGGACGCCGTGCAGAAAGCCAAATCCGGTCACCCAGGCGCCCCCATGGGGATGGCCGACATCGCCGAAGTCCTCTGGCGCGGCTTCCTGAGCCATAATCCGACCAACCCCAACTGGGTTAACCGCGACCGCTTTGTCCTGTCCAACGGTCACGGCTCCATGCTGATTTACAGCCTGCTGCACCTCTCCGGCTACGACCTGTCTATTGAAGACCTCAAGCAGTTCCGCCAGCTCCATTCCCGCACTCCGGGTCACCCAGAGTACGGCTACGCGCCGGGCGTGGAAACCACCACTGGCCCGCTGGGTCAGGGTATCTGTAACGCGGTAGGGATGGCAATTGCCGAGAAAACTCTGGCGGCACAGTTCAACCGCCCGGGTCACGACGTGGTTGACCACTACACCTATACCTTCATGGGTGACGGCTGCATGATGGAGGGCGTGTCTCACGAGGCCTGCTCTCTGGCGGGCACGCTGAAGCTGGGCAAGCTGATTGCCTTCTACGATGACAACGGCATTTCTATTGACGGCCACGTTGAGGGCTGGTTTACGGACGACACCGCCATGCGTTTTGAAGCCTACGGCTGGCACGTGGTGCGCGGCGTAGACGGCCACGACCCGCAGGCGCTGCGTCAGGCGGTGGAAGCGGCACAGAAAGAGACCGGCAAGCCGTCTCTGCTGATGTGTAAAACCGTGATTGGCTTTGGCTCGCCGAACAAGGCCGGTACCCACGACTGCCACGGCGCCCCGCTGGGCGACGCGGAAGTGGCGGCCACTCGCGAAGCGCTGGGCTGGACGCACGCCCCGTTTGATATTCCGGCTGACGTTTACGCGGCCTGGGATGCCAAAGAAGCCGGTAAAGCCCGCGAACAGGCGTGGAATGAGAAGCTGGCAGCCTATGCCAAGGCGCATCCTGAGCTGGCGGCCGAGTTCCGCCGTCGCACCTCCGGCGAGCTGCCGGCCAACTGGCAAAGCGAGTCAACGGCGTTTATCGAAAAGCTGCAGGCCAACCCGGCCTCTATCGCCAGCCGTAAAGCCTCTCAGAACGCGCTGGAAGCGTTCGGCAAGGTGCTGCCGGAGTTCCTGGGCGGTTCCGCTGACCTGGCGCCGAGCAACCTAACCATGTGGTCGGGCTCGAAGTCCATCGTGGAAGACGCGGCGGGCAACTACATTCACTACGGCGTGCGCGAGTTCGGCATGTCGGCCATCATGAACGGTATCGCCCTGCACGGCGGGTTTATTCCTTACGGCGCGACCTTCCTGATGTTTATGGAGTACGCCCGTAACGCCGTTCGCATGGCGGCGCTGATGAAAATCCGCAGCCTGTTTGTTTACACTCACGACTCTATTGGTCTGGGTGAAGACGGCCCGACTCACCAGCCGGTAGAGCAGATGGCCAGCCTGCGCTTAACGCCGAACATGCGCACCTGGCGCCCCTGTGACCAGGTGGAATCGGCGATTGCGTGGAAGTCAGCGCTGGAGCGTCAGGACGGCCCAAGCGCGCTTATCTTCTCCCGCCAGAATCTGGTACAGCAGCCTCGTACGGCGAAGCAGCTGGCAGACGCGGCGCGCGGTGGCTACGTGCTGAAGGGCTGTGAAGGCACGCCGGAGCTGCTGCTGATTGCCACCGGTTCAGAAGTGAGCCTGGCGGTGGACGCGGCCGAGAAACTGGCCGCAGAAGGGCGTCGCGTACAGGTTGTTTCCATGCCCTGTACGGAAGCGTTTGACGCGCAGGATGAGGCCTACCGTGAATCCGTGCTGCCTTCAGCGGTCACAGCGCGCGTTGCCGTGGAAGCGGGCATTGCTGACTTCTGGTACAAGTACGTTGGCCTGAACGGCCGCATCGTTGGCATGCGCTCGTTCGGTGAATCTGCACCAGCAGAGCAGCTGTTTGCCGAGTTTGGCTTCACGGTCGACAACGTGCTGACGCAGGCTCGTGAGCTGTTGAAGTAA
- a CDS encoding DoxX family protein produces MKNLTHLALLVARILMPVLFIVAGYGKLGDAYAGTQQYMTAMGVPGFMLPLVILLELGGGLAILFGFLTRTTALFTAFFTLMTALIFHHDFAQGVNSLMFMKNMTIAGGYILLAVTGPGAWSIDGLLKKKW; encoded by the coding sequence ATGAAAAACCTAACCCATCTGGCACTGCTGGTCGCGCGTATTTTAATGCCGGTTCTGTTTATCGTTGCTGGCTATGGCAAATTGGGAGACGCCTATGCGGGAACGCAGCAGTACATGACAGCGATGGGCGTACCCGGCTTTATGCTGCCGCTGGTCATTTTACTGGAGCTTGGCGGCGGTCTGGCCATTCTGTTTGGCTTCCTTACCCGCACCACTGCACTGTTCACAGCATTCTTCACGCTGATGACTGCACTGATTTTCCACCACGACTTCGCTCAGGGAGTTAACTCTTTGATGTTCATGAAAAACATGACCATCGCCGGCGGCTATATTCTTCTGGCCGTAACCGGCCCGGGCGCCTGGAGCATTGACGGGCTGCTGAAGAAAAAGTGGTAA
- a CDS encoding MFS transporter, which produces MLQIKARTKILALFCAMSFLMYVDRVNLAATAGLIKDELGLSNTELGVIFSAFAYTYAIFQIIGGWFVDRLGARRMIIFCGVIWVIATMLTGFVGGFISLFMARLLLGVGEGAALPSQARAITYWFKPQQRGFVQGITHSFSRLGNAITPPIIVVLVAFWSWRGAFISLGIITFVWLVSWIISFKDDPRDHSGMTEEELEGVPVYEKKDLKAKAEPTPWGPLLKRMGPTMGVYFCYGWTSWLFFTWLPTFFMHGRDMDLKSSALFTAGVFLSGVVGNTVGGIISDRVLKMTGNLVTARRNIIIFSFITVLLLLIPVINTNSLLVMTICLSVAFFCLELTIGPIWAVPMDITPKYVGIASGLMNAGSAVAGIISPIVFGIIIDKTGNWSLPFYGSVVLLVVGIFLTFFMRPDKPLQVPEQ; this is translated from the coding sequence ATGTTACAAATTAAAGCCAGAACCAAGATACTTGCGCTGTTTTGCGCAATGTCTTTCCTGATGTACGTGGATCGCGTTAACCTGGCGGCCACTGCCGGATTGATTAAGGACGAGCTGGGGCTTAGCAACACTGAACTCGGCGTTATCTTTTCGGCGTTTGCCTATACCTATGCCATTTTCCAAATTATCGGCGGCTGGTTTGTTGACCGTCTCGGCGCTCGCCGCATGATCATCTTTTGCGGCGTTATCTGGGTTATTGCCACCATGTTGACCGGCTTCGTCGGCGGCTTTATCTCTCTTTTCATGGCCAGACTGCTGCTAGGCGTCGGCGAAGGTGCAGCGCTGCCTTCTCAAGCGCGAGCCATTACTTACTGGTTTAAACCGCAGCAGCGCGGCTTTGTGCAGGGTATTACTCACTCGTTCTCCCGTCTGGGCAACGCGATCACGCCACCCATCATTGTTGTGCTGGTGGCCTTTTGGTCATGGCGTGGCGCGTTTATCAGTCTGGGTATTATTACCTTCGTCTGGCTGGTGTCCTGGATTATCTCGTTTAAAGACGATCCGCGTGACCACAGCGGCATGACGGAAGAAGAGCTGGAAGGCGTACCGGTCTACGAGAAGAAAGATCTCAAAGCTAAAGCTGAACCAACCCCGTGGGGCCCGCTGTTAAAGCGTATGGGGCCGACAATGGGTGTCTACTTCTGCTACGGCTGGACCAGCTGGCTATTCTTTACCTGGCTGCCAACCTTCTTTATGCACGGTCGCGATATGGATCTGAAGTCATCGGCGCTGTTTACCGCTGGCGTGTTCCTTTCCGGCGTGGTGGGCAATACGGTCGGCGGCATAATCAGCGACCGCGTGCTCAAGATGACCGGCAATCTGGTGACGGCTCGTCGCAATATCATCATTTTCAGCTTTATCACTGTGCTGCTTCTGCTTATTCCGGTCATTAACACCAACTCTCTGCTGGTGATGACCATATGTCTGAGCGTGGCCTTTTTCTGCCTTGAGCTCACTATTGGGCCTATCTGGGCAGTACCAATGGACATCACGCCAAAGTACGTCGGAATAGCCAGCGGACTGATGAACGCCGGTTCTGCTGTGGCGGGCATTATTTCGCCCATCGTCTTCGGCATCATCATTGATAAAACAGGCAACTGGAGCCTGCCGTTCTACGGCTCTGTCGTGCTGCTGGTAGTGGGGATCTTCCTGACTTTCTTTATGCGCCCGGACAAACCGCTGCAGGTGCCGGAACAATAA
- a CDS encoding DedA family protein, whose protein sequence is MDVIHTLWQALWHHDVAMLTNPSLVWTLYAILFTILLLENGVLPAAFLPGDSLLLLVGVLVAKDAINYPIALVVLTTGASIGSWIGFLQGRWLGNTKIVQNWLSHIPPHYHQRAHHLFHRHGLAALFIGRFLAFVRTLLPTLAGISGLNGSRFQFFNWMSSFLWVFILTALGYGLGSSKLFGQYESQLMKCLVLLPIVLLVVGLVGSIIVIWRKKRSQAVSSK, encoded by the coding sequence ATGGATGTAATACATACCCTCTGGCAGGCCCTCTGGCACCACGACGTCGCCATGCTGACGAACCCTTCTCTGGTTTGGACACTATACGCCATTCTGTTCACTATCCTTCTGTTAGAAAACGGCGTTCTACCGGCAGCGTTCTTACCCGGTGACAGCCTGCTGCTGCTAGTCGGTGTGCTGGTCGCCAAGGACGCCATTAACTATCCTATTGCTCTGGTCGTTTTAACAACCGGCGCCAGTATCGGCAGCTGGATAGGCTTCCTTCAGGGTCGCTGGCTCGGCAATACTAAAATCGTGCAAAACTGGCTTTCCCATATTCCTCCCCACTATCATCAGCGCGCTCATCACCTGTTTCATCGTCACGGCTTGGCTGCCCTGTTTATTGGCCGTTTTCTGGCGTTTGTCCGTACCCTACTGCCAACGCTGGCGGGTATCTCGGGCCTAAACGGCAGCCGCTTTCAGTTCTTTAACTGGATGAGTTCTTTCCTGTGGGTGTTCATTCTTACCGCTCTCGGTTACGGGCTGGGCAGTTCTAAGCTCTTTGGTCAGTATGAAAGCCAGCTAATGAAGTGTCTGGTGCTGTTGCCAATCGTGCTGCTGGTTGTCGGGCTAGTTGGCTCCATTATTGTTATCTGGCGCAAAAAGCGAAGCCAAGCGGTTAGCAGCAAATAG
- the crcB gene encoding fluoride efflux transporter CrcB codes for MGYSVTLAIVAFGGAVGAISRFQITNWFSQWFGNSFPYATLAVNVGGSLIMGLLMAALTQGSLISPHWRPLIGVGFLGALTTFSTFSFDTLALFTQGEWLKAGINIVANVVLCLLAVYIGYQCLNKAV; via the coding sequence ATGGGCTATTCCGTCACGCTAGCTATCGTGGCCTTTGGCGGCGCTGTTGGCGCCATCAGCCGTTTTCAGATAACAAACTGGTTCTCCCAGTGGTTTGGTAACAGCTTCCCCTACGCTACGCTGGCAGTAAACGTTGGCGGCTCTCTTATTATGGGGCTGCTGATGGCCGCGCTGACCCAAGGATCTCTGATCTCTCCCCACTGGCGACCTCTTATCGGCGTTGGATTTCTCGGCGCGCTAACGACGTTCTCTACCTTCTCTTTCGATACTCTGGCGCTGTTCACTCAGGGCGAATGGCTCAAGGCAGGTATCAACATCGTCGCTAACGTTGTGCTGTGCCTGCTAGCGGTCTATATCGGCTACCAGTGCCTTAACAAGGCTGTATAA
- a CDS encoding YqjK-like family protein, which translates to MNERALQRHLKKAQLLQRIEQQRVQLSNECQNWLDSTQTLDNSWQRARRHPLLVSAGVALVAVYALRHPRRLLRKGQWALFAWRGIDYASQILKKSSF; encoded by the coding sequence ATGAACGAGCGCGCTTTGCAACGGCACCTAAAGAAAGCGCAGCTGCTTCAGCGCATTGAACAGCAGCGTGTTCAGCTTTCCAACGAGTGCCAAAACTGGCTGGACAGCACGCAAACCTTAGATAACAGTTGGCAGAGAGCACGTCGTCACCCTCTCCTTGTCAGTGCCGGCGTTGCGCTGGTAGCTGTTTATGCTCTGCGTCATCCCCGCAGGCTGCTGCGCAAAGGGCAGTGGGCGCTATTTGCCTGGCGCGGAATAGACTACGCCAGTCAAATCCTGAAAAAATCATCGTTCTAA